The following proteins come from a genomic window of Streptomyces sp. NBC_00539:
- a CDS encoding TadE/TadG family type IV pilus assembly protein: MTGTRRAFRDRGQVALEYIGFIPILLFVALCGIQLGWVGYVHQQAETAARTAARVEARKPGSGEAAGHAAIRSGLAATITVSGGGDAVTANVSIPVTSIIPGLALDPATATAVMPNDDPKGP, encoded by the coding sequence ATGACAGGGACCCGGCGCGCCTTTCGGGACCGGGGTCAAGTGGCCCTGGAGTACATCGGCTTCATCCCCATCCTGCTCTTCGTCGCGCTGTGCGGCATCCAACTCGGCTGGGTCGGCTACGTCCACCAGCAGGCCGAGACGGCGGCGCGCACGGCGGCCCGGGTGGAAGCCCGCAAACCGGGGTCGGGGGAGGCGGCCGGCCACGCGGCGATCCGTTCGGGGCTCGCGGCCACCATCACGGTGTCCGGCGGCGGGGACGCGGTCACCGCCAACGTCTCCATCCCGGTCACCTCGATCATCCCCGGGCTCGCGCTCGACCCCGCCACCGCCACCGCCGTCATGCCCAACGACGACCCGAAGGGACCCTGA